The Acidobacteriota bacterium genome has a segment encoding these proteins:
- a CDS encoding protein kinase produces MAPEVLSHYRIDRKLGQGGMGEVYLAEDLVLGRKVAIKLLSEASRFQENAIRRFRGEARAISALNHPNIVIIHEIGEDQGQLFIVTELIKGKTLRQIIGHSQELAEILDIAVEIAAALQGAHEAGVIHRDVKPENIMVNEYGVVKLLDFGLAKLTADDTQQPETGIVLGTLPYMAPEQIRAELVDERCDVFSLGVIIYEMICRRRPFDHGSSEALINTILGSEPDQRCLLPLPGELRRLIVQMLSKSRFERPSSEAVAHQLRAIRTILHQPAPPHDDDVTLELHRNVPEEVPHNLPPVEGPLYGRDEELRSIRAMLESSEIRLITLTGSGGCGKTRLALEIGHQLRGSFRNGVYFVHLDTVDDPDLVPAAIGRAIGIRESEGKSIEDLLMLELRNSKTLLILDNFEHLTEASIFISTLLTASERLKILVTSRAPTRTRWEQEFPLETLAVPALSDPFRQLSESPAIRLFVRHAVRTMPAFELSVENASAVAEICRALEGMPLAIELAAARVKVLSPRAIADRLGSPLSLLTGGARDLPERQQTLRATIEWSVRLLTDEERRYFRVLSVFPGGCGIEAAESIGERTEEGDVLEMLGALVDKSLLRQYPDADGAVRFTMFETIRSFASEMLEESGEAEWVRDHHAKFYAGYAEESDPHLIGPTQAVALKRLETEHANLRSAITWCIQRDDTDTALRLAGSLWRFWNLTGRLSEGRALLAKIVDSEEGRAALRMRAFYGAGVLADSQGDFEEAQRHFSRMLELAQVEGSEWGVANATNNLGIVALRRGDLSAAESALEKGFQAWSELGNDMAAALSLQNLGNVAREAEDLPLAKRRYDEALAGFRRLGDKRGEAWSLDLIGDIERRCGNLSEARELLEESLESFIGINDHWAVASVMADLGNVNREMGELEEARALLEESLLIFREVSDLKSCAGVLDMIAVLSGVAGEHERTVTIAAAAVAIRRSIGALAPTNRGSLDEYLIEAREHIGDAAADEAWRRGSELSLEQTIRYAETGSGL; encoded by the coding sequence TTGGCTCCGGAGGTACTTTCCCACTATAGGATCGACCGCAAGCTGGGGCAGGGCGGGATGGGGGAGGTCTACCTTGCCGAGGATCTCGTTCTCGGTCGAAAGGTGGCGATCAAACTGCTGTCAGAGGCAAGTCGATTCCAGGAGAACGCGATTCGCCGCTTCCGGGGGGAGGCGCGTGCGATCTCTGCCCTGAATCATCCGAACATCGTGATCATTCACGAGATCGGGGAGGACCAGGGTCAGTTGTTCATCGTCACCGAGCTTATCAAAGGAAAGACTCTGCGACAGATCATCGGGCACTCCCAGGAGCTCGCCGAGATTCTCGACATCGCCGTCGAGATCGCCGCGGCGCTGCAGGGAGCCCATGAAGCAGGCGTCATCCACCGCGACGTCAAACCGGAAAATATCATGGTCAACGAGTACGGAGTAGTGAAGCTGCTCGATTTCGGGCTGGCCAAGCTCACAGCCGACGATACCCAGCAGCCGGAGACGGGGATCGTGCTCGGAACGCTTCCGTACATGGCTCCGGAGCAGATCAGGGCCGAGCTGGTGGATGAGCGATGCGACGTCTTCAGCCTCGGAGTGATCATCTACGAGATGATTTGTCGCCGCCGCCCATTCGATCACGGCAGCTCCGAGGCGCTGATCAACACGATTCTCGGAAGCGAGCCGGACCAGCGCTGTCTTCTCCCGCTTCCCGGCGAGCTCCGGCGTCTTATCGTGCAGATGCTCTCGAAATCACGCTTCGAACGTCCCTCCAGCGAGGCAGTCGCACACCAGTTGCGGGCGATTCGCACGATTCTGCATCAACCGGCCCCTCCCCACGATGACGACGTCACACTGGAGCTGCACCGTAACGTTCCGGAGGAGGTGCCACATAATCTTCCTCCTGTCGAGGGCCCGCTCTACGGCCGGGACGAGGAGTTGCGCTCCATTCGAGCGATGCTCGAATCGTCCGAGATCCGTCTCATCACACTCACCGGCAGTGGCGGATGCGGGAAGACGCGCCTGGCACTGGAGATCGGGCACCAGTTGCGCGGCAGCTTCCGGAATGGCGTCTATTTCGTTCACCTCGATACTGTGGACGATCCAGATCTGGTTCCCGCGGCCATCGGCCGCGCCATCGGCATCAGGGAGAGCGAGGGCAAAAGCATCGAAGATCTCCTGATGCTGGAGCTCAGGAACAGTAAGACACTGCTCATTCTCGACAATTTCGAGCACCTGACAGAGGCGTCGATCTTCATTTCGACTCTTCTCACCGCGTCCGAGAGGTTGAAAATTCTCGTCACTAGCCGCGCTCCTACGCGCACACGCTGGGAGCAGGAGTTTCCGCTGGAAACGCTGGCGGTCCCAGCTCTCTCGGATCCCTTCCGGCAGCTCTCCGAGAGTCCCGCCATTCGATTGTTCGTCAGACACGCCGTGCGAACGATGCCGGCGTTCGAGCTCTCGGTCGAGAATGCTTCGGCCGTCGCCGAGATCTGCCGTGCACTGGAAGGAATGCCGCTGGCAATCGAGCTCGCTGCAGCGCGTGTAAAAGTCCTCTCGCCACGGGCGATCGCCGATCGACTCGGAAGTCCTCTTTCCCTTCTCACGGGGGGAGCGAGGGATCTGCCTGAACGTCAGCAGACCTTGAGAGCGACGATTGAATGGAGTGTCCGTCTTCTGACCGACGAGGAGCGACGCTACTTCAGGGTTCTCTCCGTCTTTCCGGGAGGGTGCGGGATCGAGGCCGCGGAATCGATCGGGGAGAGGACCGAGGAGGGGGATGTGCTCGAAATGCTGGGAGCCTTGGTGGACAAAAGTCTTCTGCGGCAGTATCCCGACGCGGACGGGGCGGTACGGTTCACGATGTTCGAGACGATTCGCAGCTTCGCCTCGGAAATGCTGGAAGAAAGTGGAGAGGCCGAATGGGTGCGCGATCACCATGCGAAGTTTTATGCCGGGTACGCCGAAGAGTCGGACCCGCATCTGATCGGCCCGACGCAGGCGGTGGCACTGAAGCGTCTCGAGACCGAGCACGCGAACCTGCGATCCGCCATCACGTGGTGCATTCAACGGGACGACACCGATACCGCTCTCCGGCTGGCCGGCTCACTTTGGCGCTTCTGGAATCTCACGGGGCGATTGAGCGAAGGACGTGCACTACTCGCGAAAATCGTCGACAGCGAAGAGGGCCGGGCTGCTCTCCGAATGCGCGCGTTCTACGGCGCCGGGGTCCTTGCGGATTCGCAGGGAGACTTCGAAGAGGCACAGCGCCACTTTTCCCGTATGCTCGAGCTCGCGCAGGTTGAAGGGAGCGAATGGGGTGTTGCGAATGCGACCAATAACCTCGGGATCGTCGCACTTCGTCGTGGCGATCTGTCTGCTGCCGAATCAGCGTTGGAGAAGGGGTTTCAGGCATGGAGTGAACTGGGAAACGATATGGCCGCGGCGCTCAGTCTCCAGAACCTGGGTAACGTCGCACGCGAGGCGGAGGATCTCCCGCTCGCAAAGCGACGGTACGACGAAGCTCTGGCCGGGTTCCGGCGTCTCGGGGATAAACGTGGAGAGGCATGGTCGCTCGACCTGATCGGCGACATCGAACGGCGGTGCGGAAACTTATCGGAAGCGCGGGAGCTGCTCGAGGAAAGTCTCGAATCGTTCATCGGGATCAACGATCACTGGGCGGTTGCTTCAGTCATGGCGGATCTCGGCAACGTGAATCGAGAGATGGGCGAGCTCGAGGAAGCGCGCGCTCTTCTCGAGGAGAGCCTGCTCATCTTTCGTGAGGTTTCCGATCTGAAGAGCTGCGCCGGCGTTCTCGACATGATTGCGGTGCTCTCCGGCGTAGCTGGGGAGCACGAAAGGACAGTGACGATCGCGGCTGCCGCCGTTGCGATTCGGCGTTCCATCGGTGCTCTCGCACCCACCAACCGGGGTAGTCTCGATGAGTATCTCATCGAGGCGCGCGAGCATATCGGGGATGCCGCAGCCGACGAAGCATGGCGACGAGGTTCAGAGCTCTCACTCGAGCAGACGATCCGTTATGCAGAGACCGGTTCCGGTCTATAA
- a CDS encoding DUF4242 domain-containing protein has protein sequence MARYMVTRTLPPLSEEQLKEVGRKVVEACNEIEGMEWVRSHITSDGKHSFCEFIAPSAEACRAHAKRAGLPVDDVHPIGGQIGPKSEA, from the coding sequence ATGGCGCGGTACATGGTGACCCGAACGCTACCGCCACTCTCGGAGGAACAGCTGAAAGAGGTCGGCAGGAAAGTGGTCGAGGCATGCAACGAGATCGAGGGGATGGAGTGGGTGCGCAGCCACATCACCTCGGATGGCAAGCATTCATTCTGCGAATTCATTGCACCATCAGCCGAAGCGTGTCGCGCGCACGCTAAGCGGGCAGGACTGCCTGTGGACGATGTCCACCCGATCGGCGGACAGATCGGCCCGAAAAGTGAAGCCTGA